Proteins encoded by one window of Arachis ipaensis cultivar K30076 chromosome B04, Araip1.1, whole genome shotgun sequence:
- the LOC107636194 gene encoding uncharacterized protein LOC107636194, producing MEGKQNLDAARKCLLASLETSSAIGSALDESESRLELLRQRCQSLQTSFRPISMQKCSFMDVGNDAKKLEEALKLLTDNCTLAIGWLQGVLDFLQDKVITNEFYLFQVKKSLRILRELQAVEEGVCINGGFLSAALDNLETEFQRLLMANSMPIPLVSLGSHVATQALPGSVMGKLQAIIERLNANSRLAKCKSIYDEVRGTNAQRTLNTLDLSYLEIPTAKFEDVREIASYIDQWGIDLELVVKNVLHTEYMLSCRVFEKIGREASTECFARIAIRSGILSFILCFIPSTGASEAAKAKFSSPR from the exons ATGGAAGGAAAGCAGAACCTTGATGCTGCAAGAAAGTGCTTGCTAGCTAGCTTGGAAACATCAAGTGCCATTGGTTCTGCATTAGATGAATCTGAATCAAGATTGGAGCTTCTTCGCCAGCGATGTcaatccctgcaaacttcattcaGACCAATCTCCATGCAGAAATGCTCGTTCATGGACGTTGGCAATG ATGCCAAGAAGCTTGAAGAAGCCTTGAAGCTTCTCACTGATAATTGCACGTTAGCAATTGGCTGGTTGCAGGGTGTTCTTGACTTCTTACAAGACAAAGTGATCACCAATGAGTTTTACCTCTTTCAGGTGAAGAAATCCTTGAGGATACTGCGAGAATTGCAAGCCGTGGAAGAGGGAGTTTGCATCAATGGAGGTTTTCTCAGTGCAGCCTTAGACAATCTAGAGACTGAGTTCCAAAGACTTCTGATGGCAAACTCAATGCCCATTCCTTTGGTTTCGTTAGGATCACACGTCGCAACACAAGCTTTGCCAGGTTCTGTTATGGGGAAGTTGCAGGCCATCATTGAGCGGTTAAATGCAAACAGCAGGCTAGCCAAGTGTAAGTCTATATATGATGAAGTTCGAGGGACGAATGCTCAAAGAACTTTGAACACTTTAGACTTGAGCTACCTTGAGATTCCAACAGCTAAATTTGAGGATGTCAGGGAAATAGCGAGTTACATAGACCAATGGGGCATTGATTTGGAGTTGGTTGTCAAGAACGTTCTTCATACTGAGTACATGCTATCTTGCCGTGTCTTTGAGAAGATTGGTCGAGAAGCATCGACCGAATGTTTTGCCAGGATCGCCATCAGATCAGGAATTCTTTCATTCATTCTATGTTTCATTCCATCGACCGGCGCAAGTGAAGCTGCAAAGGCCAAGTTCTCCTCCCCGAGATAG